The following coding sequences are from one Paenibacillus tundrae window:
- a CDS encoding AraC family transcriptional regulator: MHYSEHGFHSKTPPAPVPLHEICAIPSAMYKLRHLVKIHDQEALSRTDQLWSELHTIYIVTTGQARLSTANEQFTVDTGSVIVRRAGTILQHERKRGSVSPLQGFAIAFEPIEQEVDTWPFKSVTSLTSHSMTDFVYDLAQACMYPEADNPFKLHMLFYQLLATLKEQILHVAQEEHSWLDLTIKRIHDMYTHPLSREQLAREFNISPEHFSREFKKRTGLTFVEYITRLRIRIAQEHLLLSNPSLQELAELTGYRDTFYLSRKFKQVVGSAPTIYRKMPKKIVSLTFNYTASLIALGQLPHIGAVASWMRDRIQEQGMDQFEQRGEHEFIHNLDLIADAHPDLIVGYAPHANLDKLRQIAPTVLLPFEELDWQEQLLRLGQITGLETNARQWLTHYDTLQREANLTLDRCLGTVRGTAVCIFWIGESGAYIYGHGWGRASHVLYQSLGFSPPAHMKREGHLLTGYAHVPLSEVHLYAADYIFMSYPSELAQREVVDHLLHQERWSNLEAIRNNRVYTISDDMFYGFDPISMIEQLKHIMHQLTSHLSMVR, encoded by the coding sequence ATGCACTACTCGGAGCACGGCTTCCACAGCAAGACGCCACCAGCACCTGTTCCTCTGCATGAAATCTGTGCCATTCCCTCTGCCATGTACAAACTTCGGCACCTTGTGAAGATCCACGACCAAGAAGCGCTCTCTCGAACGGATCAGTTGTGGAGCGAGCTGCACACCATCTATATTGTGACTACTGGCCAAGCCAGACTAAGCACTGCAAACGAACAATTTACAGTAGATACAGGCTCAGTCATTGTACGGCGAGCAGGAACTATACTTCAACATGAGCGTAAACGTGGCTCAGTATCTCCGCTACAGGGCTTTGCTATCGCATTTGAACCAATAGAACAGGAAGTAGATACCTGGCCGTTTAAATCGGTAACGTCATTAACAAGCCATAGTATGACTGACTTCGTATATGATTTGGCTCAAGCCTGTATGTACCCTGAGGCTGACAATCCTTTTAAACTACATATGTTGTTCTATCAATTACTCGCTACATTAAAGGAACAAATTCTGCACGTTGCACAGGAGGAACATTCTTGGCTGGATCTTACGATTAAACGCATTCATGACATGTATACACACCCTCTCTCCCGCGAGCAATTGGCAAGAGAGTTCAATATCAGTCCAGAGCATTTCTCTCGAGAGTTCAAAAAAAGGACGGGACTTACGTTTGTCGAGTACATTACTCGACTGCGCATTCGGATTGCCCAAGAGCATCTTCTGCTCTCGAATCCTTCACTACAGGAGCTGGCAGAGCTGACAGGATATCGTGACACCTTTTATTTGAGCCGTAAATTCAAACAGGTCGTTGGTTCCGCCCCGACAATTTACCGGAAGATGCCGAAGAAAATTGTCTCACTTACATTTAATTATACTGCTTCGTTGATTGCACTAGGTCAGCTCCCCCACATAGGTGCTGTTGCTAGCTGGATGAGGGATCGCATTCAAGAACAAGGAATGGATCAATTTGAACAGCGGGGCGAGCATGAATTTATTCACAATCTGGATCTCATTGCAGACGCCCATCCAGATCTCATTGTCGGTTATGCACCACACGCCAACCTAGATAAGCTGCGGCAGATTGCGCCTACAGTCCTGCTGCCTTTCGAAGAACTTGACTGGCAAGAACAGTTGCTGAGACTTGGGCAAATAACCGGGCTCGAAACTAACGCCAGACAATGGCTAACCCATTACGATACACTTCAACGAGAAGCTAACCTTACGTTAGATCGTTGCCTTGGGACTGTACGTGGAACAGCCGTATGCATCTTCTGGATTGGGGAGAGCGGAGCCTATATCTACGGCCACGGCTGGGGAAGAGCCTCACATGTGCTGTATCAATCGCTTGGTTTCTCACCTCCTGCTCACATGAAAAGAGAAGGTCACTTACTGACGGGATATGCGCATGTCCCTTTATCCGAAGTTCATCTGTATGCGGCAGATTATATCTTCATGTCCTATCCCTCCGAACTAGCTCAGCGTGAAGTCGTCGATCACTTACTTCATCAGGAGCGCTGGAGCAATCTGGAGGCGATTCGGAACAATCGAGTCTACACCATCAGTGATGACATGTTCTATGGTTTCGATCCGATCTCTATGATCGAGCAACTGAAACACATCATGCACCAGTTAACATCACATTTGTCCATGGTTCGATGA
- a CDS encoding LacI family DNA-binding transcriptional regulator, giving the protein MATIKDVAKLAGVALSTASYALNGDSKVSAKTKSKVLEAARELNYRKNGFAMDLKRSRTNTIALILTDLSGPYYSELIRSVQDVALANGYDLIACSSMGERDSTAVRFLREKRVDGAIILAHNIHDDILVESAGSRFPIIVMDRHLSGDHLVNVLVDGEQGGYLATRHLIQEGHRTIAYISGPSNSYDNALRYQGYLRAMQEAGLEERSKWKLSGSFVREGGYSATKMMMLQGELPSAVFYGNDEMAIGGLKAFEESGISVPNDISVVGFDDIQLSEYVHPPLTTIRQPKHEAGSLAGHLLFQMLNGEAVNPSYTLTIDMVVRRSVRSVQSGTDTQPTQPA; this is encoded by the coding sequence ATGGCGACGATTAAGGATGTGGCAAAGCTAGCAGGCGTAGCGCTCTCGACAGCTTCCTATGCGTTAAACGGGGATAGCAAGGTGAGTGCGAAAACGAAAAGTAAGGTGCTTGAAGCAGCACGTGAACTGAATTACCGCAAAAATGGCTTTGCCATGGACCTGAAGCGGAGCCGGACGAATACGATCGCTTTGATTTTGACGGACTTGTCTGGTCCGTATTATTCGGAACTAATTCGGAGTGTGCAAGATGTAGCGCTCGCTAACGGATATGATCTGATTGCATGTAGCTCTATGGGTGAGCGTGATTCCACAGCCGTTCGATTTTTGCGTGAAAAAAGAGTAGACGGTGCGATTATACTCGCACATAACATCCATGATGATATTTTGGTAGAATCAGCCGGATCACGTTTTCCAATCATTGTGATGGATCGTCACCTCTCAGGAGATCATCTGGTAAATGTTCTGGTGGACGGGGAACAGGGTGGATATCTCGCTACGCGTCATCTGATCCAGGAGGGGCATCGCACAATCGCCTATATTAGCGGACCGTCCAACTCGTATGACAATGCCTTAAGATATCAAGGATATCTTAGAGCCATGCAGGAGGCTGGGCTTGAGGAACGTTCGAAGTGGAAGCTGAGTGGTAGCTTTGTACGTGAAGGTGGATATAGTGCGACCAAAATGATGATGCTGCAAGGTGAGCTCCCATCGGCTGTTTTTTATGGTAATGATGAGATGGCGATTGGTGGCTTGAAGGCATTCGAGGAAAGCGGCATATCTGTTCCGAATGACATTTCCGTCGTTGGTTTCGATGATATCCAGTTGTCGGAATACGTTCATCCTCCGCTCACGACAATCCGTCAGCCTAAGCATGAAGCAGGATCACTTGCCGGACATCTGTTATTCCAGATGCTGAACGGTGAAGCGGTGAATCCATCATATACGCTAACGATTGATATGGTGGTGCGACGTTCCGTGCGTTCTGTTCAATCAGGTACTGACACACAGCCTACACAGCCTGCTTAA